The window GCACGAATGCCGGAAGCACTAGCCCCAGCGTGACTCCTCGGTTAAGGAAGGGCACTACTCGCATCTCATGCAGACTCCAGTTTGGCGTCATGCGGGCCCCGGCCAGTAGCCGGTCGTGGCCACCATGACGGGCAGTGCGCAGTAGCTGCGTCCCACCCACCCCTACCTCGGCCAGTCTTCTGAGGCGCGAGTCCATGATCACGATCATCGAGGAACCCGTGCTCACCGCTAGCTCCTGGCCGCGCCCTCCCGTGAAGCGCCCCGCTCGCATGTCCACAATCCCCTTGGCGAGACCGGTGACACGGGTTTTCGCAACGAGCTTCAAACTGGAGTCATAGGCCCTGATGGTATCGTCGGTCCCAGCGGTGACCACCAGTGAACCCAGGCGTTCGTCGTCCACCATCTCAAACGCAGTGTTGAACCGCCCGGAGCTGGTTCCACGCAGCCTGCGACCGTCGGTCGGGTCGAGCAGCCAGATACTGTCGCTTTTCCGATTCTCTACCGAGTTGCCCACCTCGCACGCGACTAGAAACGATGAACTCCCTCGGAGACGTCTGCCCGGCGCGACCACGACTTCTGATGAGTAGTGTCCCAACCTCTGGATCCATACCGGCTTCAGGCTGTCGTTCAGGGCGATTGCATAGGTGAACGAGTCTGAGAGGCCGTTTGCGTCGTTGCCATTCGCCGGCGCCCAAGAGCCGAATACAATCTCGTCGCGCCCGTCGTTGTTGATATCGCTCAACGTGAACGCGGTCGGCCCCGGTCCGCAATCGAAACGACCGACCTCCCTACCGGTCTGCCAATCCAAGGCGATGAGACCCCGCGGTGCTCGGTCCCAGCCGCTACCAACGCGCACGATGGCCTCGGCTCGGCCGTCTGCATCGAGGTCGGCAACCGCGACTTGGCCGATTCCTCCATCCCATCCGGGCGTTGCGCGATCCACGTCGAGGCCCGTCGTCACGAACGTCGCTATCCGGTTGTACAGGTCGTACAGGAACAGCGAGTCGCTCCGCTTCAGCGAAACCCACATGTGCAAGCTGTCAGTAGCGCCTGCTACGGTGCCATGGCTGCCGAATGTCCCTGCCGGGAAGGCAGCAGTGCTACCGATGGCGAGCAACGACTGGTCTCGAGGCTCAACCGTGGCGCTGTCCACCACAAGCAGTTCGTCCGAGGAGTCCCCGGTGACGTTCGCCGGCCACATGTCCAATGCAGATGTTTGCCACCTAAGAGTGACTTCGATTGGTGGTGGCACGCCGCAGCCGAACAGCAAGAGCGCGACCGTTAGCAGACATCGGCGCATCCTAGGCGAATGGTAGCCGGAAAGGCCAGTTCAGTCAATGCCGGGGCAAACCCAGTGGTTTGGCCGAACGGCGGCTGAGCCGAGCCGCGCTGGTTGGCGTGGTCCGGGCCGGCCAGCCGCTCGTATGCGGCGTCTACTCAATCAACCGAAGCTAGCCTTGGGCGGCGACTGAGGACTAGACAGTCCGCATAGGTTGCGGTACGATTGAGCAATGGCTGAACCGCTGAGCTGGACGATACACCGGGCGAAGGAAAACCCAACCAAGACGGTTGTGGCATCGGTTTTCATCTTGGCGTTTGTCGCATTCAGCTGGGTCGTGTTTGGACCGATGCTGGCAGGCCTGGCCGTGGTCGTGATGTTCCTGGCGTTGAATACGTACTTTCTGCCCATAACCTGCACTTTCACCGAAAAGGGCATCGAGGTGGACAAGCGGTTCTTCACCGCCCGCTATGAGTGGAAGCAGTTCCGTCGCTGGTTCCGCACGTCGGGCGGT of the candidate division WOR-3 bacterium genome contains:
- a CDS encoding YcxB family protein, with the protein product MAEPLSWTIHRAKENPTKTVVASVFILAFVAFSWVVFGPMLAGLAVVVMFLALNTYFLPITCTFTEKGIEVDKRFFTARYEWKQFRRWFRTSGGIVISPFSRKNYLDNFRGVHLLLPVGERQTPNAKRRKEGTVRRENAGERDTHDARRMTPEPVRTEDIIAYLEKRFAPPPPDERLRLDDEPS